From a single Fusarium fujikuroi IMI 58289 draft genome, chromosome FFUJ_chr03 genomic region:
- a CDS encoding related to seed maturation protein pm25, protein MADLPTKDDIKSQAVDGRPITQAEASAIASEESALTGSGPIKGGAAATAQSLHDKQQNFLEKAGEVVRKPPTEVTKEDAAEVQRAEARAKGGPPGKGSTAADVQSVADTNTQA, encoded by the exons ATGGCAGACCTTCCCACCAAAGACGACATCAAGTCCCAAGCCGTCGACGGCCGTCCCATCACACAAGCCGAAGCATCAGCCATCGCTTCTGAAGAATCAGCCCTTACCGGCAGCGGCCCCATCAAAGGCGGTGCGGCAGCGACTGCTCAGAGTCTACATGACAAGCAGCAAAACTTCCTCGAGAAGGCGGGCGAAGTCGTACGAAAACCGCCCACTGAGGTGACCAAGGAGGATGCCGCCGAGGTGCAGCGCGCAGAG GCTCGGGCAAAGGGCGGTCCTCCTGGAAAGGGATCTACGGCTGCTGATGTGCAGTCTGTCGCGGATACGAATACCCAAGCTTAG
- a CDS encoding related to light induced alcohol dehydrogenase Bli-4, producing MINRKEEQGQEAISTIQSEKSDAKVDWKECDMGNLAQIREVFGGLRESLDRLDFLVLSAGINTNQFGLDSDGIERHFGVNFLGHFYVCNQLWPLLRKTGKMENTPPPRVVFEASEMHRLAQLSNIQFRSKDEINDPNLDSTARYNRTKLAMILFAKYGLAGKVIQENGDRIYALSVHPGAVNTAMQQQWKDAYPGLTGKLLSWAMLAIGRDVEQGSYSALWALTSPKIEEEDLNGYYFSDPDQEGKETSQASNPELATNLWNLSSTLIEGVLGSDALLDWNVSTVADKDLR from the exons ATGATCAACcgaaaagaagaacaaggccaagaagccatTTCCACTATCCAAAGTGAAAAGTCCGACGCCAAAGTTGATTGGAAAGAATGCGACATGGGAAACCTCGCTCAAATCCGCGAAGTCTTTGGCGGTCTGCGTGAATCCCTCGATAGACTTGACTTTTTGGTCCTTTCAGCAGGTATCAACACCAATCAGTTTGGCTTGGATTCGGACGGGATTGAGCGACATTTCGGTGTGAATTTTTTGGGGCATTTTTATGTGTGCAACCAGCTTTGGCCACTGTTGCGAAAGACGGGAAAGATGGAGAATACACCGCCGCCGAGAGTTGTGTTTGAGGCTAGCGAGATGCATCGTCTCGCGCAGCTTTCGAACATCCAGTTCAGAAGCAAGGATGAAATCAACGATCCGAATCTTGACTCCACGGCTCGGTACAACAGGACCAAGCTTGCGATGATCTTGTTTGCAAAGTATGGATTAGCTGGAAAGGTTATCCAGGAGAACGGGGATAGAATCTACGCCCTTTCTGTTCATCCGGGAGCT GTAAATACCGCgatgcagcagcagtggAAAGACGCCTACCCCGGCCTGACAGGAAAACTTCTATCCTGGGCTATGCTAGCCATCGGACGTGACGTTGAGCAGGGATCTTACAGTGCGCTCTGGGCGCTGACTTCACCCAagatcgaagaagaggatctgAATGGGTACTACTTCTCTGACCCTGATCAGGAGGGTAAAGAAACAAGTCAGGCTTCGAATCCCGAGTTGGCAACCAACTTGTGGAACTTAAGCTCGACTCTTATTGAGGGGGTGTTGGGCAGCGACGCTTTGCTTGACTGGAATGTGTCTACGGTCGCTGATAAAGATCTCAGATAA
- a CDS encoding related to RF2 protein, producing MANSLFTFFLLTFLSLFVSAQDDANPGDVNPVPPVGEIKTEDPISSPLTEGCPQPCSIAGNDPANWTQLHSLEELAGCSLPMLFALNVENDYSESATLYTCVTETSSTQTKRDEVTKVQARAAESSVSLASNCGAEKATVKTTSAFGRAVLRSGNNVAAATGLLAEYLDNGATCGTTILFAKSGSSIAGVYIGGEVQKDSASNILRQSASRLQKGVQAFQVCNANDKTAQTIGLYAADNVNGLEAVQNAVRTWSHGQCVSIAQASKESINLGVLTTTTTVKARDVELRSRFAGVESLLAPRADCKAIQVVSGDSCASLAKKCKVTTANFNKYNPAKNFCSTLAPKQWVCCSAGTLPDKTPQPSKDGTCFIYKIKSGDGCYSLGQNFGITQKFIEDVNKNTWGFAGCNRLQLGQPICLSKGKNPMPLAIAGAVCGPQKPGSKKPSSAKTGWDLANMNPCPLNACCSGYGFCGITSEFCTNTTAKGGAPGTSQPNTPGCIGNCGTKIVGNTKKPAKFLNVGYFQGYNLGRPCLNMDVTKLSEVTTPYTHIHFAFAGLKSDFSVLLQPDVRAQFLKFKEVKGSFKKIISFGGWAGSTDASTYQLYRDAIKPANRDKFAYNIMTVLNNHKLDGVDFDWEYPGSAGSDGSSTDTANYVAFLQVMRNKIGKSGKTISVALPAAYWYLKPFPVTKIAPLVDYMVYMTYDLHGQWDYGNKFISSGCPNGNCLRSHVNKTETLDSLAMITKAGVDPAKIVIGISSYGRSFRMKDPKCTGPTCQFTGSFSVSEAEPGVCTGEAGYLSDAEIRLIAYDAKQGKKGVTAKTWYDKDSDSDIMTFGTKGKGMTDWVAYMGPTTKQKRTDWAKSLNFGGVVDWAIDLETWFSPKP from the exons ATGGCTAATTCACTCTTTacttttttccttctcacATTCCTTTCACTCTTTGTTTCTGCTCAGGACGATGCTAACCCCGGCGACGTGAACCCCGTGCCCCCCGTCGGCGAGATCAAGACCGAAGACCCCATCTCGAGTCCTCTCACCGAAGGATGTCCTCAGCCCTGCAGCATCGCGGGCAACGACCCTGCCAACTGGACGCAGCTTCACAGCCTGGAGGAACTCGCGGGGTGTTCTCTGCCCATGCTGTTTGCGCTCAATGTTGAGAATGATTATAGCGAGAGCGCGACGCTGTATACCTGCGTTACCGAGACGAGTTCTACACAGACCAAGAGGGATGAGGTCACCAAGGTCCAGGCTAGAGCGGCCGAGAGCTCTGTTTCGCTGGCTAGTAACTGCGGTGCTGAGAAAGCTACCGTGAAGACTACTTCGGCTTTTGGAAGGGCTGTTCTCCGATCTGGTAACAATGTCGCTGCTGCCACTGGTCTTTTGGCCGAGTATCTTGACAACGGGGCTACGTGCGGTACTACCATTCTCTTCGCCAAGTCCGGCTCTTCCATTGCTGGTGTTTATATTGGCGGTGAAGTTCAGAAGGATAGTGCTTCCAACATTCTTCGCCAATCTGCTTCTCGTCTTCAGAAGGGTGTTCAGGCTTTCCAGGTCTGTAATGCTAACGACAAGACTGCTCAGACTATCGGTCTTTACGCAGCTGATAACGTGAATGGCCTTGAGGCTGTTCAGAACGCTGTGAGGACTTGGTCCCACGGTCAGTGTGTCAGCATCGCTCAAGCTTCCAAGGAGTCTATCAACCTTGGTGTTCTgactaccaccaccaccgtcaAGGCTCGCGATGTTGAGCTCCGCTCTCGTTTCGCAGGCGTTGAGTCCCTTCTCGCCCCCCGCGCTGATTGCAAAGCTATCCAAGTCGTTTCTGGTGATTCTTGTGCCTCGCTCGCCAAGAAGTGCAAGGTCACTACCGCCAACTTCAACAAGTACAATCCCGCCAAGAACTTCTGCTCTACCCTCGCTCCCAAGCAGTGGGTTTGCTGCTCTGCTGGTACTCTTCCCGATAAGACACCCCAGCCCAGCAAGGATGGTACATGTTTCATTTACAAGATCAAGTCTGGCGATGGGTGCTACTCCCTCGGCCAGAACTTCGGTATCACTCAGAAGTTCATTGAGGATGTTAACAAGAACACCTGGGGCTTCGCAGGCTGCAACCGTCTTCAGCTCGGCCAGCCCATCTGTCTTAGCAAAGGAAAGAACCCTATGCCTTTGGCCATCGCCGGTGCTGTCTGCGGTCCTCAAAAGCCTGGATCCAAGAAGCCCTCTAGTGCCAAGACAGGCTGGGATCTTGCCAACATGAACCCCTGCCCTCTCAACGCCTGCTGCTCTGGCTATGGTTTCTGCGGTATCACTTCTGAGTTCTGTACCAACACTACCGCCAAGGGTGGTGCCCCTGGTACAAGCCAGCCCAACACTCCCGGCTGCATTGGAAACTGCGGTACCAAGATCGTcggcaacaccaagaagcccgccaagttcctcaacgTGGGTTACTTCCAGGGCTACAACCTCGGCCGACCCTGCTTGAACATGGACGTTACCAAGCTTTCCGAAGTCACCACTCCTTACACTCACATTCACTTTGCCTTTGCCGGTCTCAAGTCCGATTTCTCCGTCCTTCTTCAACCCGATGTTCGTGCGCAgttcctcaagttcaaggaagTCAAGGgcagcttcaagaagatcatctcCTTCGGTGGCTGGGCTGGCTCAACCGATGCGTCAACCTACCAGCTTTACCGTGATGCTATCAAGCCTGCGAACCGTGATAAGTTTGCTTACAACATCATGACTGTTCTGAACAACCATAAgctcgatggtgttgatttCGATTGGGAGTATCCTGGCTCCGCTGGCTCTGACGGTTCTTCTACCGATACTGCCAACTACGTTGCGTTCCTTCAGGTTATGAGGAACAAGATTGGAAAGAGCGGCAAGACTATCTCTGTTGCTCTTCCTGCTGCGTATTGGTATCTCAAGCCTTTCCCTGTTACCAAGATTGCGCCTCTTGTCGATTACATGGTCTATATGACCTACGATCTCCACGGTCAATGGG ATTACGGCAACAAGTTCATCAGCTCCGGCTGCCCCAATGGCAACTGTCTCCGCTCCCACGTCAACAAGACCGAGACCCTCGACTCCCTCGCAATGATTACCAAAGCCGGCGTCGACCCCGCCAAGATCGTCATCGGTATCTCCAGCTACGGCCGCAGCTTCCGCATGAAAGACCCCAAGTGCACCGGCCCAACATGCCAATTCACCGGCAGCTTCAGTGTTTCCGAAGCCGAGCCTGGTGTCTGCACCGGCGAGGCTGGATACCTCTCTGACGCGGAGATTCGCCTCATCGCGTACGATGCTAAgcagggcaagaagggcgTTACAGCAAAGACGTGGTACGATAAGGACTCGGACTCGGATATCATGACGTTTGGaaccaagggcaagggtaTGACCGATTGGGTTGCTTACATGGGACCTACGACGAAGCAGAAGCGTACTGATTGGGCCAAGAGCTTGAATTTTGGCGGTGTTGTTGACTGGGCTATTGATCTGGAGACTTGGTTCTCTCCTAAGCCTTAG
- a CDS encoding oxidoreductase CipA-like protein: MSALQFAKDQPEGFSNRIERVAIVGAGGRQGAQITEQLLKTGKHTITALTRIGSVSKLPDNIKTIPIDYEDEEAIASALKDQQLLIITLAVNVDPEVHHRIVRAAGKAGVRYIIPNIYAANVVIENQGSVDDFFPAAPPINLLKEIERVGVSSWILLVGGVWFDYSLPSGESFMGFDIDNRKATLFDDGEAKINTSTLAQFGRAAAAIASLKEIPDNEADESLSVAQFRNRPVYLSSFYVSQKDILKSIQRVTSTTDADWGVKYESSSGRIENGKALGRSGNIMGLVQAYYSFIFSPEGQKLKTQDRLHNELLGLPEEDLDAVVKDCVERAENKFRAL; this comes from the exons ATGTCCGCGTTACAATTTGCAAAAGATCAGCCTGAAGGCTTCTCTAACCGCATCGAAAGAGTTGCCATTGTCGGA GCTGGCGGCCGACAAGGCGCCCAGATAACCGAGCAACTCCTCAAGACTGGAAAACACACCATCACTGCACTTACCCGGATCGGCAGTGTTTCCAAGCTTCcagacaacatcaagactATCCCCATCGattatgaagatgaagaagctatcGCATCAGCTCTGAAGGACCAACAACTCCTCATTATTACCCTCGCCGTCAATGTCGACCCAGAAGTCCATCACCGCATCGTCCGTGCAGCTGGAAAAGCGGGCGTTCGCTATATCATCCCCAACATTTACGCAGCGAACGTGGTCATTGAAAACCAAGGTTCCGTCGATGACTTCTTCCCCGCTGCACCGCcaatcaatctcctcaaagaaATCGAGCGCGTTGGTGTCAGCTCTTGGATCCTTCTCGTAGGAGGCGTCTGGTTTGACTATAGCCTTCCCTCTGGAGAGTCTTTCATGGGCTTTGATATCGATAACCGCAAGGCTACGTTGTTCGATGATGGTGAAGCAAAGATCAACACTAGCACGTTGGCTCAGTTCGGTCGTGCCGCTGCTGCCATTGCCAGCCTTAAAGAGATCCCGGACAATGAAGCCGATGAATCCCTGAGTGTCGCTCAATTTCGAAACAGACCTGTGTATCTCTCAAGCTTTTATGTGAGCCAGAAGGATATTCTGAAAAGTATTCAGCGCGTCACGAGCACGACAGACGCGGACTGGGGGGTCAAGTATGAGAGCAGCAGTGGTCGAattgagaatggcaaggcTTTAGGGAGGTCTGGTAACATCATGGGACTTGTGCAGGCTTATTATTCGTTCATCTTCTCACCCGAGGGTCAGAAGCTAAAGACCCAAGACAGGTTGCACAATGAGCTTCTGGGGCTGCCGGAGGAGGACTTGGATGCAGTGGTCAAAGATTGTGTTGAAAGGGCTGAGAACAAGTTCCGAGCACTGTGA
- a CDS encoding related to ethanolamine kinase, whose amino-acid sequence MDVPFKDVVFDTADPYGSALSLLPLLFPDRKIDEMHVSALTQGTTNGLFKITIDASTADAVLIKVYGDGTDITIDREKELRVHKLLAERQLSSSPLVRFSNGHAYQFISGRVCSEGDMSETRIFRGVARELARWHATLPTADPEDVLTYKPGVWSTAKKWLDAISKHPHRSQAEIDDLHEKFKYLADALLPTDVSEPLVLAHGDLLCANIIVQESDDGIDVASVRFIDYEHATYCPRAFELANHFAEWTGFDCDYTLLPKTSTRQAFIAEYLTTYTELCREHNIDVPSVDDAAVDNLMRQVDDHRGFPGFYWGLCALIQAETATGTIDFDYAGYAAKRFAEYEDWRSVREGNSPSLSMREKAWSMP is encoded by the exons ATGGATGTCCCGTTCAAGGATGTTGTCTTTGATACGGCGGATCCTTATGGATCAGCCCTGTCGCTTCTTCCGCTCCTGTTCCCCGATCGGAAGATCGACGAGATGCATGTTTCCGCTTTGACTCAGGGCACGACAAATGGC CTTTTCAAGATTACCATCGATGCAAGCACGGCAGATGCAGTGCTGATCAAGGTCTACGGAGATGGCACGGACATCACCATTGATCGCGAGA AGGAACTCAGGGTGCACAAGCTCCTGGCTGAGCGTCAACTGTCTTCATCTCCACTGGTCCGCTTCAGCAATGGACATGCCTATCAGTTCATCTCTGGGCGAGTCTGCTCTGAAGGCGACATGTCTGAGACCAGAATTTTCCGCGGCGTTGCGAGGGAGCTTGCTCGGTGGCACGCGACCCTTCCTACAGCGGACCCTGAGGACGTCTTGACCTACAAACCAGGCGTTTGGTCCACCGCGAAGAAATGGCTGGATGCTATATCCAAACATCCCCACCGATCACAGGCCGAAATTGATGATTTGCATGAAAAGTTCAAGTATCTAGCCGATGCCTTGTTGCCGACTGACGTGTCAGAGCCCTTG GTTCTCGCTCACGGCGACCTTTTGTGCGCAAACATAATTGTACAAGAGTCGGATGATGGCATTGATGTCGCATCAGTTCGGTTCATTGATTACGA ACACGCCACATACTGTCCTCGGGCCTTTGAACTAGCAAATCATTTCGCTGAATGGACCGGCTTCGACTGCGACTACACTCTGCTCCCCAAGACATCAACCCGACAGGCGTTCATCGCAGAATATCTGACGACCTACACCGAACTCTGTCGGGAGCACAACATAGACGTCCCGTCTGTCGATGATGCTGCAGTGGATAATCTAATGCGTCAGGTCGATGATCACAGAGGTTTTCCAGGGTTCTATTG GGGTCTCTGCGCTCTCATCCAGGCTGAGACAGCGACCGGAACTATTGATTTCGACTACGCGGGATATGCCGCGAAGCGCTTCGCAGAATACGAGGACTGGCGTAGTGTACGGGAGGGAAATAGTCCGTCTCTGTCCATGAGGGAGAAAGCCTGGTCAATGCCGTAG
- a CDS encoding related to CAR2-ornithine aminotransferase, protein MAPTNSLLYKNFQKHPAALLESTDGIYLNTSDGRKILDATSGAAVACLGYDNKDVQKAVAEQLVNVPYCHPGFYKTQAAEDLADFLVESTNGQMSKAVLCGSGSEAVEVALKLAKTHFAHLAIPQTERSHFITRVGAWHGATLGALTLGDFKVRKDPFVQLISQNSSRVSACSSYRGQRDGEDDEAYVARLAQELDDEFLRIGPEKVCAFVAETVGGSASGCAMPLKGYFPAMKAVCEKYNALLILDEVMCGMGRTGTLHAWEQEDVVPDILVVGKGLGAGYAPVSAVMINSKLVESFQKSGKGFAHGQTYMAHPQAAAAALKVQQIIRDENMLSHVDAMGAYLGTKLKERLLPMPYVGHIRGRGLFWAVEFVTNKKTKTPFPYDLGLNGLLHARGMSAGYEIALFNANGGYDGYSGDHFLICPPFIVTKEDVDEIVERTARVVEDTFEELGNSAVWEKITLQMEIDDVEVEVKPAAAMVAAQ, encoded by the exons ATGGCGCCTACAAACAGTCTTCTTTACAAAAACTTTCAGAAACATCCCGCGGCTCTTCTTGAGTCGACAGATGGGATCTATCTGAACACTAGCGATGGACGCAAGATTCTCGACGCTACGAGTGGAGCGGCTGTTGCGTGTCTGGGCTATGATAACAAGGACGTTCAGAAAGCTGTTGCAGAGCAGCTTGTGAATGTCCCGTACTGCCATCCTGGTTTCTACAAGACGCAGGCTGCTGAAGATCTTGCAGACTTCCTCGTCGAGTCTACGAATGGCCAAATGTCCAAGGCTGTTCTTTGCGGATCAG GATCTGAAGCCGTCGAAGTCGCGCTCAAGCTTGCGAAAACGCATTTTGCGCACCTCGCTATCCCTCAGACTGAGCGAAGCCACTTCATAACTCGTGTGGGAGCATGGCACGGCGCTACGCTCGGTGCGCTGACGCTGGGTGACTTCAAAGTGCGAAAAGATCCCTTCGTGCAGTTGATCTCGCAGAATTCTTCTCGCGTGTCCGCGTGTAGTTCGTACAGAGGACAGCGTGACggtgaagacgacgaggcGTATGTTGCGCGTCTTGCCCAGGAGctcgatgatgagttttTGAGAATTGGACCTGAGAAGGTCTGCGCTTTTGTGGCTGAGACTGTTGGAGGGAGT GCGAGCGGTTGTGCTATGCCGTTGAAGGGATATTTCCCTGCTATGAAGGCTGTTTGCGAGAAGTACAATGCTCTTCTTATTCTTGACGAAGTCATGTGCGGAATGGGTCGTACAGGCACTCTTCATGCTTGGGAGCAGGAAGATGTCGTCCCTGATATTCTCGTCGTCGGTAAGGGTCTTGGTGCGGGATACGCTCCTGTTTCTGCAGTCATGATCAACTCCAAGCTCGTCGAGTCCTTCCAAAAGAGCGGCAAGGGCTTCGCCCACGGTCAAACCTACATGGCCCATCCCcaagccgccgccgccgccctCAAAGTCCAACAAATCATCCGCGACGAAAACATGCTCTCGCACGTCGACGCAATGGGTGCGTATCTCGgcaccaagctcaaagagCGCCTCCTCCCGATGCCATACGTCGGCCACATCCGCGGGCGCGGCCTCTTCTGGGCTGTCGAATTCGTGACCAACAAAAAGACCAAGACCCCGTTCCCGTATGATCTCGGGCTCAACGGCCTGCTGCACGCGCGCGGAATGAGCGCTGGGTACGAAATCGCGCTGTTCAACGCTAACGGCGGGTATGATGGGTACAGTGGAGATCATTTCCTGATCTGTCCCCCTTTTATCGTGACgaaggaggatgttgatgagattgtggAGAGGACGGCGAGGGTGGTGGAGGATACGTTTGAGGAGTTGGGTAACTCGGCGGTTTGGGAGAAGATTACCCTGCAGATGGagattgacgatgttgaggttgaggttaaGCCTGCTGCGGCGATGGTTGCTGCGCAGTGA